In a genomic window of Rhopalosiphum maidis isolate BTI-1 chromosome 4, ASM367621v3, whole genome shotgun sequence:
- the LOC113558963 gene encoding ras-specific guanine nucleotide-releasing factor 1-like isoform X2 yields the protein MLSPKMQRCVRVVDNQLLMLSDRARTDSTLTGNLHKKASDSGRWKNRYFVLYQNILFYYDYESCNKPSGVILLEGSYCSKLDFSSGTSKVTGKIHPENEHCFVISYNHPQMRQYEFRASSDTACKTWVNALKQASFNKLLLQKEELEQRHLHLLQVVESEMTAKWQYAQQVDESASEIKKLRAEVLTLKKELRPLTSYGGSSTGSFDGGTTGSYSRRQSKDSFIFSDPTTFNVQDSIEMRKIKKVQSFFRGWLCRRRWKQIVEQYIKSPHAESMRKRNSLVFRMVEAEEEYVSQLEVLVTCFLRPLRMAASSKKPPCSHEDISSIFLNSETVLFLHQIFYKGLTTRMENWPTLILSDLFDILLPMLTIYQEYVRNHHYSLQVLTECKQNPAFVNLLERLENKPACHARSLENFLIVPMHQIPRYIITLHEILAHTPHDHVERKSLQTACQKLEDLSRQIHDEVSETENLRKNLSIERMIIEGCDILLDVNQIFVRQGTLVQMPIARKKSRIPHFKTEKEAVRQCFLFTNHMIITTRTTSGKLHLAPEVGKISLADCRLIEDPNDKEDDNNNPGELEIPDGNNEADDSAGTSHSSDVENSDCEGLKCSSSPSPSPSPKPQNYDFQLCVDCKSSTPIAVHLYAPSLQEKTAWVSDISQCIENLRFDAMLRNSMSDTSSVTMPNSMRDPKLFKDDKDIKFSKYYNSCRIPRIHHATKEKLISRLVDLRFLSIDFLNTFLLTYRVFTDGVTILEALKKVFYNNEVDAYENIGQPMNNTSLDRSELHNNHHLTTGDRDRRSSVISSNRKNSAASYGSEVSDRDRSSSVDYCPRGRKYSFRKLEEEERKNKGKVSEEYSSTTSLYQQPSPGRKVSILIEDTGDSCHLAPPSMSKATSSSSNETLTGDNQPTVVATSPCSNNSSSTLVAATSNCEKSINDNKISSFPKVSTPERKIQSPSKGFPIHHGHAIKFGSIISDAAKELVEKFHSEKHFSTPQPRRRSWFNHDCTPTIRKKSIGLCEDDMGGTDENGWLSNLHSASSSRSASLANSSIAQYFSRRKSFACAGDADGCYSGNISQRASMQHDSPPLSSRVGVVITSSRQSKRRTGRPEFWSSTSTAAAAFAIATSASSNPRELSPLHDQRCCSVERKRKESVMSTAATMRVLNVLKHWISKHPQDFENETRLKNMTIDFLEDILFSPNLLPAEHKIAGQLLRLLTMDETKKPTVDLNLLLTPSQIPSSENIDTLSALEIAEQMTYIDHQIFIRIQSQEFFGRAWMKDDKNIKAPHIILMTKRFNELSQLVASEIMRKNNVAARVITIEKWAAVADISRCLHNFNGVLQICSAFTNSSVFRLKKTWEKVSKATKLSVQKLQIIVSSDGRFRNLREALHRCDPPCIPYLGMYLSDLSFLEEGTPSLADDGLLNFSKLRMIAHVVQEIRRFQQTPYKIDFHPRVANYLLDTSLLMNEDELYTRSLEIEPRPSRLSITTLSNSPHHGGSNQ from the exons aatATATTGTTCTATTACGACTACGAGAGCTGTAATAAGCCGTCCGGAGTGATACTGTTGGAGGGCAGTTATTGCTCGAAATTAGATTTTTCTAGCGGTACGTCGAAAGTCACTGGGAAAATTCATCCGGAAAATGAG CACTGTTTCGTCATTTCATACAACCATCCTCAAATGCGGCAGTACGAGTTCCGCGCGTCATCAGATACGGCTTGCAAGACTTGGGTGAACGCTTTGAAGCAAGCCAG tttcaataaattgttgttaCAAAAAGAAGAGCTCGAACAACGGCACTTGCATTTACTACAGGTCGTCGAAAGCGAAATGACTGCAAAATGGCAATACGCCCAACAGGTCGATGAATCGGCCTCAGAAATCAAAAAACTACGCGCAgaa gtgTTAACATTAAAGAAGGAGCTGCGACCGTTAACATCGTACGGCGGGTCAAGTACCGGGTCGTTCGACGGTGGAACGACGGGCTCGTATTCGCGAAGGCAATCCAAAGACAGCTTTATATTCTCGGACCCGACCACTTTCAACGTCCAGGACTCGATCGAAATGCGCAAGATCAAGAAAGTGCAGAGTTTCTTTAGGGGATGGCTGTGCAGAAGACGGTGGAAACAAATCGTCGAACAGTACATCAAAAGTCCTCATGCCGAGAGTATGCGCAAAAGAAACAG CCTGGTTTTTCGTATGGTCGAAGCCGAAGAAGAGTACGTGAGTCAACTGGAGGTGTTGGTCACGTGTTTCCTGCGCCCTTTACGGATGGCGGCCAGCTCAAAAAAGCCGCCGTGCTCTCACGAAGACATAAGTTCGATATTCCTGAACAGCGAAACAGTGCTGTTCCTCCACCAGATATTCTACAAAGGGCTAACGACCAGAATGGAAAATTGGCCCACTCTAATCCTAA GTGATCTCTTTGACATACTACTGCCTATGTTGACAATCTACCAGGAATATGTAAGAAACCATCATTACAGTTTGCAAGTGTTAACCGAATGCAAACAAAACCCGGCGTTTGTTAACCTTTTGGAACGGCTGGAAAACAAACCAGCATGTCATGCACGATCATTAGAAAACTTTCTAATAGTACCAATGCATCAG ATTCCTAGATACATAATAACTCTTCATGAAATATTAGCACATACACCTCACGACCACGTGGAAAGAAAAAGTTTACAAACAGCATGTCAAAAACTGGAAGACTTAAGCCGACAAATTCATGACGAAGTTAGCGAAACTGAAAATTTACGAAAAAACCTTTCCATCGAACGAATGATTATAGAAGGCTGTGATATTTTACTGGACGTCAATCAGATATTTGTCAGACAGGGTACTCTGGTACAAATGCCAATAGCAAGAAAAAAGAGCAGAATACCCCATTTCAAAACTGAAAAAGAAGCAGTAAGACAATGCTTTCTATTTACAAACCATATGATAATCACAACTAG aactaCTAGTGGAAAATTACATTTGGCTCCCGAAGTCGGAAAAATATCTTTAGCAGACTGTCGTTTAATAGAGGACCCTAATGATAAAGaggacgataataataatccagGAGAATTGGAAATTCCAGATGGAAACAACGaag ctGACGATTCAGCGGGTACCAGCCATTCAAGTGATGTTGAAAATAGCGACTGTGAAGGCTTAAAATGTTCATCTAGCCCAAGTCCTAGTCCTAGTCCAAAACcacaaaattatgattttcaacTTTGTGTTGATTGCAAATCGTCTACGCCGATCGCAGTTCATTTGTATGCGCCATCTTTACAAGAAAAAACCGCGTGGGTCAGTGATATTAGTCAA tgTATTGAAAACTTAAGATTTGACGCGATGCTTCGAAATTCAATGTCAGATACTTCTTCTGTAACAATGCCGAATTCAATGCGTGATCCAAAACTTTTTAAAGATGACAAGGATATcaaatttagtaaatactaCAATTCCTGTAGG ATTCCACGTATTCACCATGCCACAAAAGAAAAACTTATATCTAGACTCGTTGATTTGCgatttttatcaatagatTTTCTAAATACATTCCTTCTTACGTATAGAGTTTTTACTGATGGAGTTACTATTTTGGAAGCGTTAAAAAaggtgttttataataacgaaGTTGACGCTTATGAAAATATTGGTCAACCTATGAACAACAC ATCATTAGATCGAAGCGAATTGCATAACAATCATCACCTCACCACAGGAGATAGAGATAGAAGATCTAGTGTTATTTCATCAAATCGAAAGAATAGTGCCGCCA gtTACGGATCAGAAGTCAGTGATCGAGATAGAAGTTCCAGTGTGGATTATTGTCCGAGAGGAAGAAAATACAGTTTtcgaaaat tggaagaagaagaaagaaaaaataaaggaaAAGTGTCGGAAGAATACAGTTCAACGACTAGTTTATACCAGCAACCTTCACCGGGACGAAAAGTCAGTATACTAATTGAAGACACAGGTGACAGTTGTCATTTAGCCCCTCCTTCTATGAGTAAAGCAACTTCATCATCTAGTAATGAGACTCTGACTGGAG ataaccaACCAACAGTAGTTGCAACATCTCCATGTAGCAATAATAGTAGTTCAACCTTAGTAGCTGCGACTTCTAACTgtgaaaaaagtattaatgacaataaaatCAGTAGTTTTCCAAAAGTATCTACACCAGAACGTAAAATACAATCGCCTTCAAAAGGTTTCCCCATTCACCATGGACATGCGATCAAATTTGGTTCCATAATATCAGATGCAGCCAAAGAACTTGtagaaaa ATTCCATTCAGAAAAGCATTTTTCCACTCCACAACCACGTAGAAGAAGTTGGTTCAATCATGATTGTACTCCAACTATAAGGAAAAAGAGTATTGGACTTTGTGAGGACGATATGGGCGGCACCGATGAAAACGGGTGGCTCAGTAACTTACATAGTGCATCATCGTCAAGATCAGCTTCACTAGCAAATTCCAGCATTGCACAG TATTTCTCTAGAAGAAAATCATTTGCATGCGCTGGAGATGCTGATGGCTGTTACAGTGGAAATATATCACAGAGAGCTAGCATGCAACACGATAGCCCTCCACTATCTAGTCGAGTTGGTGTCGTAATAACGTCATCGAGACAATCAAAAAGAAG AACTGGAAGGCCGGAGTTTTG GAGCAGCACGTCTACTGCTGCTGCAGCGTTTGCTATTGCAACGTCAGCTTCAAGTAATCCTCGAGAACTCTCTCCATTGCATGATCAAAGATGTTGTTCAGTAGAACGAAAAAGAAAAGAGTCTGTAATGTCCACAGCAGCTACGATGCGGGTGTTAAATGTCTTAAAACATTGGATATCAAAACACCCACAA GATTTCGAAAATGAAACACGCCTTAAGAACATGACTATAGACTTTTTGGAAGATATACTCTTCAGTCCTAATCTTTTACCAGCTGAGCACAAAATAGCTGGACAATTACTTAGATTACTCACAATGGACGAAACAAAAAAACCTACTGTTGATCTAAACTTGTTATTGACTCCGTCTCag ATTCCtagttctgaaaatattgacacaTTATCTGCACTAGAAATTGCTGAACAAATGACTTATATTGaccatcaaatatttataagaatccAAAGCCA GGAATTTTTCGGTCGTGCTTGGATGAAAGAcgacaaaaatatcaaagcgcctcacattattttaatgaccaAGAGATTCAACGAGTTGTCGCAGCTGGTCGCTTCGGAAATAATGCGTAAGAACAATGTGGCCGCGAGAGTGATAACAATAGAAAAGTGGGCCGCAGTAGCTGACATATCCAGATGTTTGCATAATTTTAACGGAGTCCTTCAAATATGTTCTGCTTTTACTAATAGTTCAGTGTTCAGGTTGAAGAAAACGTGGGAGAAAGTTTCAAAAGCT acaAAATTGTCAGTACAAAAACTTCAGATAATTGTCTCATCAGACGGAAGATTCAGAAACCTTCGTGAAGCTTTGCACAGATGCGATCCACCGTGTATTCCGTATTTAGGAATGTACCTAAGTGATCTGTCGTTTTTAGAAGAAGGGACACCAAGTTTGGCAGACGACGGTTTActaaacttttcaaaattacgTATG ATCGCTCACGTAGTACAGGAAATCCGCCGGTTTCAGCAGACCCCGTACAAGATCGATTTCCACCCTAGGGTTGCTAACTATCTATTGGACACGTCGCTACTGATGAACGAGGACGAGCTGTACACCAGGTCTCTGGAGATCGAACCCCGGCCGTCTCGGCTCAGCATCACGACGCTGTCGAACTCGCCACATCACGGCGGCAGCAACCAATGA
- the LOC113558963 gene encoding ras-specific guanine nucleotide-releasing factor 2-like isoform X1 produces the protein MLSPKMQRCVRVVDNQLLMLSDRARTDSTLTGNLHKKASDSGRWKNRYFVLYQNILFYYDYESCNKPSGVILLEGSYCSKLDFSSGTSKVTGKIHPENEHCFVISYNHPQMRQYEFRASSDTACKTWVNALKQASFNKLLLQKEELEQRHLHLLQVVESEMTAKWQYAQQVDESASEIKKLRAEVLTLKKELRPLTSYGGSSTGSFDGGTTGSYSRRQSKDSFIFSDPTTFNVQDSIEMRKIKKVQSFFRGWLCRRRWKQIVEQYIKSPHAESMRKRNSLVFRMVEAEEEYVSQLEVLVTCFLRPLRMAASSKKPPCSHEDISSIFLNSETVLFLHQIFYKGLTTRMENWPTLILSDLFDILLPMLTIYQEYVRNHHYSLQVLTECKQNPAFVNLLERLENKPACHARSLENFLIVPMHQIPRYIITLHEILAHTPHDHVERKSLQTACQKLEDLSRQIHDEVSETENLRKNLSIERMIIEGCDILLDVNQIFVRQGTLVQMPIARKKSRIPHFKTEKEAVRQCFLFTNHMIITTRTTSGKLHLAPEVGKISLADCRLIEDPNDKEDDNNNPGELEIPDGNNEADDSAGTSHSSDVENSDCEGLKCSSSPSPSPSPKPQNYDFQLCVDCKSSTPIAVHLYAPSLQEKTAWVSDISQCIENLRFDAMLRNSMSDTSSVTMPNSMRDPKLFKDDKDIKFSKYYNSCRIPRIHHATKEKLISRLVDLRFLSIDFLNTFLLTYRVFTDGVTILEALKKVFYNNEVDAYENIGQPMNNTSLDRSELHNNHHLTTGDRDRRSSVISSNRKNSAASSVSGYGSEVSDRDRSSSVDYCPRGRKYSFRKLEEEERKNKGKVSEEYSSTTSLYQQPSPGRKVSILIEDTGDSCHLAPPSMSKATSSSSNETLTGDNQPTVVATSPCSNNSSSTLVAATSNCEKSINDNKISSFPKVSTPERKIQSPSKGFPIHHGHAIKFGSIISDAAKELVEKFHSEKHFSTPQPRRRSWFNHDCTPTIRKKSIGLCEDDMGGTDENGWLSNLHSASSSRSASLANSSIAQYFSRRKSFACAGDADGCYSGNISQRASMQHDSPPLSSRVGVVITSSRQSKRRTGRPEFWSSTSTAAAAFAIATSASSNPRELSPLHDQRCCSVERKRKESVMSTAATMRVLNVLKHWISKHPQDFENETRLKNMTIDFLEDILFSPNLLPAEHKIAGQLLRLLTMDETKKPTVDLNLLLTPSQIPSSENIDTLSALEIAEQMTYIDHQIFIRIQSQEFFGRAWMKDDKNIKAPHIILMTKRFNELSQLVASEIMRKNNVAARVITIEKWAAVADISRCLHNFNGVLQICSAFTNSSVFRLKKTWEKVSKATKLSVQKLQIIVSSDGRFRNLREALHRCDPPCIPYLGMYLSDLSFLEEGTPSLADDGLLNFSKLRMIAHVVQEIRRFQQTPYKIDFHPRVANYLLDTSLLMNEDELYTRSLEIEPRPSRLSITTLSNSPHHGGSNQ, from the exons aatATATTGTTCTATTACGACTACGAGAGCTGTAATAAGCCGTCCGGAGTGATACTGTTGGAGGGCAGTTATTGCTCGAAATTAGATTTTTCTAGCGGTACGTCGAAAGTCACTGGGAAAATTCATCCGGAAAATGAG CACTGTTTCGTCATTTCATACAACCATCCTCAAATGCGGCAGTACGAGTTCCGCGCGTCATCAGATACGGCTTGCAAGACTTGGGTGAACGCTTTGAAGCAAGCCAG tttcaataaattgttgttaCAAAAAGAAGAGCTCGAACAACGGCACTTGCATTTACTACAGGTCGTCGAAAGCGAAATGACTGCAAAATGGCAATACGCCCAACAGGTCGATGAATCGGCCTCAGAAATCAAAAAACTACGCGCAgaa gtgTTAACATTAAAGAAGGAGCTGCGACCGTTAACATCGTACGGCGGGTCAAGTACCGGGTCGTTCGACGGTGGAACGACGGGCTCGTATTCGCGAAGGCAATCCAAAGACAGCTTTATATTCTCGGACCCGACCACTTTCAACGTCCAGGACTCGATCGAAATGCGCAAGATCAAGAAAGTGCAGAGTTTCTTTAGGGGATGGCTGTGCAGAAGACGGTGGAAACAAATCGTCGAACAGTACATCAAAAGTCCTCATGCCGAGAGTATGCGCAAAAGAAACAG CCTGGTTTTTCGTATGGTCGAAGCCGAAGAAGAGTACGTGAGTCAACTGGAGGTGTTGGTCACGTGTTTCCTGCGCCCTTTACGGATGGCGGCCAGCTCAAAAAAGCCGCCGTGCTCTCACGAAGACATAAGTTCGATATTCCTGAACAGCGAAACAGTGCTGTTCCTCCACCAGATATTCTACAAAGGGCTAACGACCAGAATGGAAAATTGGCCCACTCTAATCCTAA GTGATCTCTTTGACATACTACTGCCTATGTTGACAATCTACCAGGAATATGTAAGAAACCATCATTACAGTTTGCAAGTGTTAACCGAATGCAAACAAAACCCGGCGTTTGTTAACCTTTTGGAACGGCTGGAAAACAAACCAGCATGTCATGCACGATCATTAGAAAACTTTCTAATAGTACCAATGCATCAG ATTCCTAGATACATAATAACTCTTCATGAAATATTAGCACATACACCTCACGACCACGTGGAAAGAAAAAGTTTACAAACAGCATGTCAAAAACTGGAAGACTTAAGCCGACAAATTCATGACGAAGTTAGCGAAACTGAAAATTTACGAAAAAACCTTTCCATCGAACGAATGATTATAGAAGGCTGTGATATTTTACTGGACGTCAATCAGATATTTGTCAGACAGGGTACTCTGGTACAAATGCCAATAGCAAGAAAAAAGAGCAGAATACCCCATTTCAAAACTGAAAAAGAAGCAGTAAGACAATGCTTTCTATTTACAAACCATATGATAATCACAACTAG aactaCTAGTGGAAAATTACATTTGGCTCCCGAAGTCGGAAAAATATCTTTAGCAGACTGTCGTTTAATAGAGGACCCTAATGATAAAGaggacgataataataatccagGAGAATTGGAAATTCCAGATGGAAACAACGaag ctGACGATTCAGCGGGTACCAGCCATTCAAGTGATGTTGAAAATAGCGACTGTGAAGGCTTAAAATGTTCATCTAGCCCAAGTCCTAGTCCTAGTCCAAAACcacaaaattatgattttcaacTTTGTGTTGATTGCAAATCGTCTACGCCGATCGCAGTTCATTTGTATGCGCCATCTTTACAAGAAAAAACCGCGTGGGTCAGTGATATTAGTCAA tgTATTGAAAACTTAAGATTTGACGCGATGCTTCGAAATTCAATGTCAGATACTTCTTCTGTAACAATGCCGAATTCAATGCGTGATCCAAAACTTTTTAAAGATGACAAGGATATcaaatttagtaaatactaCAATTCCTGTAGG ATTCCACGTATTCACCATGCCACAAAAGAAAAACTTATATCTAGACTCGTTGATTTGCgatttttatcaatagatTTTCTAAATACATTCCTTCTTACGTATAGAGTTTTTACTGATGGAGTTACTATTTTGGAAGCGTTAAAAAaggtgttttataataacgaaGTTGACGCTTATGAAAATATTGGTCAACCTATGAACAACAC ATCATTAGATCGAAGCGAATTGCATAACAATCATCACCTCACCACAGGAGATAGAGATAGAAGATCTAGTGTTATTTCATCAAATCGAAAGAATAGTGCCGCCAGTTCTGTATCCG gtTACGGATCAGAAGTCAGTGATCGAGATAGAAGTTCCAGTGTGGATTATTGTCCGAGAGGAAGAAAATACAGTTTtcgaaaat tggaagaagaagaaagaaaaaataaaggaaAAGTGTCGGAAGAATACAGTTCAACGACTAGTTTATACCAGCAACCTTCACCGGGACGAAAAGTCAGTATACTAATTGAAGACACAGGTGACAGTTGTCATTTAGCCCCTCCTTCTATGAGTAAAGCAACTTCATCATCTAGTAATGAGACTCTGACTGGAG ataaccaACCAACAGTAGTTGCAACATCTCCATGTAGCAATAATAGTAGTTCAACCTTAGTAGCTGCGACTTCTAACTgtgaaaaaagtattaatgacaataaaatCAGTAGTTTTCCAAAAGTATCTACACCAGAACGTAAAATACAATCGCCTTCAAAAGGTTTCCCCATTCACCATGGACATGCGATCAAATTTGGTTCCATAATATCAGATGCAGCCAAAGAACTTGtagaaaa ATTCCATTCAGAAAAGCATTTTTCCACTCCACAACCACGTAGAAGAAGTTGGTTCAATCATGATTGTACTCCAACTATAAGGAAAAAGAGTATTGGACTTTGTGAGGACGATATGGGCGGCACCGATGAAAACGGGTGGCTCAGTAACTTACATAGTGCATCATCGTCAAGATCAGCTTCACTAGCAAATTCCAGCATTGCACAG TATTTCTCTAGAAGAAAATCATTTGCATGCGCTGGAGATGCTGATGGCTGTTACAGTGGAAATATATCACAGAGAGCTAGCATGCAACACGATAGCCCTCCACTATCTAGTCGAGTTGGTGTCGTAATAACGTCATCGAGACAATCAAAAAGAAG AACTGGAAGGCCGGAGTTTTG GAGCAGCACGTCTACTGCTGCTGCAGCGTTTGCTATTGCAACGTCAGCTTCAAGTAATCCTCGAGAACTCTCTCCATTGCATGATCAAAGATGTTGTTCAGTAGAACGAAAAAGAAAAGAGTCTGTAATGTCCACAGCAGCTACGATGCGGGTGTTAAATGTCTTAAAACATTGGATATCAAAACACCCACAA GATTTCGAAAATGAAACACGCCTTAAGAACATGACTATAGACTTTTTGGAAGATATACTCTTCAGTCCTAATCTTTTACCAGCTGAGCACAAAATAGCTGGACAATTACTTAGATTACTCACAATGGACGAAACAAAAAAACCTACTGTTGATCTAAACTTGTTATTGACTCCGTCTCag ATTCCtagttctgaaaatattgacacaTTATCTGCACTAGAAATTGCTGAACAAATGACTTATATTGaccatcaaatatttataagaatccAAAGCCA GGAATTTTTCGGTCGTGCTTGGATGAAAGAcgacaaaaatatcaaagcgcctcacattattttaatgaccaAGAGATTCAACGAGTTGTCGCAGCTGGTCGCTTCGGAAATAATGCGTAAGAACAATGTGGCCGCGAGAGTGATAACAATAGAAAAGTGGGCCGCAGTAGCTGACATATCCAGATGTTTGCATAATTTTAACGGAGTCCTTCAAATATGTTCTGCTTTTACTAATAGTTCAGTGTTCAGGTTGAAGAAAACGTGGGAGAAAGTTTCAAAAGCT acaAAATTGTCAGTACAAAAACTTCAGATAATTGTCTCATCAGACGGAAGATTCAGAAACCTTCGTGAAGCTTTGCACAGATGCGATCCACCGTGTATTCCGTATTTAGGAATGTACCTAAGTGATCTGTCGTTTTTAGAAGAAGGGACACCAAGTTTGGCAGACGACGGTTTActaaacttttcaaaattacgTATG ATCGCTCACGTAGTACAGGAAATCCGCCGGTTTCAGCAGACCCCGTACAAGATCGATTTCCACCCTAGGGTTGCTAACTATCTATTGGACACGTCGCTACTGATGAACGAGGACGAGCTGTACACCAGGTCTCTGGAGATCGAACCCCGGCCGTCTCGGCTCAGCATCACGACGCTGTCGAACTCGCCACATCACGGCGGCAGCAACCAATGA